Within Trichoderma atroviride chromosome 2, complete sequence, the genomic segment GAAGATTGCCCAGACCCCCAGGCGGTAAACTAGCGATAGCTGGTCTTCTCGGTAAAGCGTCATACCAAGGCCGGAGCAGGCACAGAATAAGCTGACCACTGCTCCAACGGTAGCGCCGGCATCAACCTCGACCCGCAGCTTGTGCCGGCCCGTCGAGATGAGAATGCCGGCAATGCCGAGAAAGATGAAGGTGGCACCGAAACAGCCAATGGTGCCCCAAAACAGGACGCGCTCCCTGTAGCGTCGCAGCTGCTGGTTGTTGACGCTGGGCAGAGCATAGTGCGCGGCATATCCTCGTGTGGGGAAACCGTCGGAGCTGGCGTAtgcctcctcttcgtcggaGTCGGTGTGCACCGCCGTCGTGGAACCGTACCCCTGGTTGATCGAGTCCCCGGATGAAAAGGATGAAAAGAGGGGCTGTCGCTCGGCAGCCTGAGGCTTACCAAACCactccttggccttttcaaaggGAAACGATACAATGGCTTGGGCGTAACTTAGGCCGGGGAAGCTCGAGTCTTGGTCGGGGTTGATATAGATTGCGTACTCTTCGTCGGCTCCGCCCGcgtcgctgccgtcatcgTACTCGTTCCAGTATTTGGGCTGCGTATCGTCGAAACATGATGGGGGCAAAGGATCAAAAGCGACGCGATGCGAGCTTGAAGGCTGATTCGAAGGAGCGACGGGAGTGTCGACGGATGAGGGAGAGCTCGGTTCGCTAAATGCCGGTGTGGCATGCCGAAGCTGTTGCTCAATTTCGTCATGTCTCTCCTGAAGGTCTGTAAAGCTGCGTCGTGTAAAGCTCTTTGGGTGACTTAGAATCTCTTCATTGAATCTGGAGCTTAAAGATGATGAACCAGTCCACTTCTGTTTACGAGGTTAGCCAAGGGGAAGTCTGGGATGTTAATCGAGGCAACATACCCTGTATTTCTTGAGAATCTTGCGAAACGCAACGACTTGCGCATTAACAAAGCGCGACAAGGCCTGGGTATCCTCTCTACACCGCAGCAATTCACGCTCATATTTTATGAATTTGCGCTGGTATCGAAGCGAAACACTCGGCGAGTCGGCGTGGAGGTGATGGCTCTTGGCGGCAAACCGCCTGATGTTGGCGGCAATATGTTCTAAAGCAGGGTCAGTACCTGGAGCTTGAGTTTGAATGGGCAATCGCAAAAGTCGTACCTAAGCGTCTTGATACTTCATCCGCCTTGCTGGTAACAAATAGATCTAGGCGATCGTGCTGGTTGCAGAGCTCGGTAAACAGGGCGTCCTCGAATCGGCGCAGCGCGGTGTCTTGGTGGCCGGGAATGGCCAGAGCCGTGGCCTGGTCGCGGGTTGTATGGACCTTGATCTCATGTTTCAGAGAATTGTAGTCGAGATTGTCTATAGTCGGGCCAAATTAGACATGATTCTCATTCCTTTTTAGTTTTCCCTCTTCTAGCGGGACACAGCTGGGGGGCATGACATACGCAGACTCCATTCAGGAACAGACTCCCTCTCCAGCTGAATGCCGTATTTCATAGTTTGCTTTAACCACTATGCGCGGAAATGTTTCTTTGAGTCAACCGAGAGAGGTTATCGATACAATCGCATCCTCTTTCTGCGGAGGGCGGTTCGAATTCAGAGCGTTGACGGCAGCGCAAAtggaagagcaaagaagcgTTGGTGGAGCAATTCAATTGGCCGCCAGAGGAATTGAGTTATGTATGATTCTTGCAAGAGGCTGATacgagaagaggaagagaaaagaggaaggtttttttttttttttttggtctttgtTCTTCGGTTCCCCGGGCCAGCTACAAGAGAGTTGCGACGGACTTGACGGGCGGCATGCACATAGAATGGTCGACCCAGTCCCGTCTACTgcaaaacaaagcaaaacagAACAAGAGCCAATCGAATGTCGCTTCGGCGTCGGATGGCGGAAGTGGCGTTCACTGAAAGGAGCGGGAAAAGCACCAGCGTAGGTATTTTAAAAGCAAGAGGGACAGATCCTTGTCAGAGATGCGTAACCAAGAGCCAATCGCGGACGGTGCGATAACGGCCAACTTTAAAAAGAGGAATGAAGGACAaggggaggaggaagatggcttGGAGGGACTCGGGCTAGAAGCagagcagcgcagcgcagcggtAAGATAGCGTGGGAAGTTCGTATCAGATTAGATTAGCCCTGGAAGCAGACAGTGTTGGCGCCGCAGCCGGAGCGTGGACGGCGCGGAGGAAGCAAGGAGGAAACGGCAGAGGAGGGTTGGTGTCAACCAGAAGAACGTTGCGACTGCGATGTTATAGTAGCACCTAGGTAGGGACTTCTAGGGACTATACGCCGTACAGGCCGAGtattgcagcagctgcccgGGGCCCACGATGACGCACAGGAGGCTAGAGGGACACAAGAAGCTCGCGAGCCGCAAATCCCGAGGGCTAGaagcgaggcagaggcagaggcagaaaagcAGGTCCAAGGTCAAAGACGACGTCGATCAAGCGTCCAGATCAACCAACGAGCAGAGCAGGCCTGCGCACGGGGTCGAGCGGCGTTATATCATCAGCCCTTGTGGAGTTTGATCGTTGTTCGGCCGGCGGCGAGCAGaggcaaaagaggaaaaaaaaagatggagattgGATGGATGCCGTCGATGTCTGGTGCCATGCACAGTAGAGTAGCAACCAAGGCAACGCACCCTGGGCGGCATGGCAGAAAGATAAGGTGCCCACTATGGAGAACGCATACGTAGGACCGCCAGGGTATGAATGGCGCCCCTGCAGCGGATTCCGCAGGCGCTCTGGGGACTGATGGCCTGATGGGGCACTGCCATGGGGCAGTTGGTGCTTTAGGCATGGCCGCCCTGCTGAGGGGGCCTCCCAGCGGGCAGCGCAGGCTTAGTGTAGAAACGGTCTAGACGCCTCCCAACCCAGAACCACTTATATAGAAGCACATCGTCAATAGTTATATAGTCGACGTCTCCATAATGCTATTTACATGCAGGCGGCAAAACCTTTTGCTGTTGTATGAGACTAGACCAAATCTATCTGTCCCGTTGCTGCTTGCCACGGCGTCGAATACGAGAGTGTAGTTGCAGCGAGCTAGGACATGGCGAATAGGAGCCGCAgagaggataaaaaaaaatccaagaGGGAACTTAAAAAAGATGAGAGCAATAAGACGTGCGTGAATGATAATGGCGGGCTCGAATAACACCAAAACCGTCCTATTACATGCCAGCCAGCTACAGCTAATCCagccaaggaagaaaaaggacacAACCATCGAaccaaagaagaataatcacacacacacacacacacacaaagtATCTTTCTCCCTATCCTCAGAAATAGCCGCAAGCAGCATCTCTCTCCTACTTACTCGCACATTGTTGCACAGCAGCGCCAAGCACTAATAGCTCCAGTCGTTCCAGACCCCTCCCCatggagaagggaaagaaaatcAACGGCCAACAAAACACCGGCCCCTCTATCCGAGTcggggagagaagagggacgGAGGAAAATCGTTTAAACAGAGCCAATTGCCCGAGTCAGTCTAAGATGGATTTGTCAAAGCCCCATCCCCGAGTTCGGCTATTGAGCGcagctttttctttgcttcctAGGTATGCATTTCGCTGCTCTCTGCTCAGTGAGTAAACCACAAGTTCGGCTTACTTGTTTAGGACTATTCCATCGTACATTTCTACTATGTGTGTGTAACTTGCCATCTGGTGCTAATAGCTTTCGTGCATCAGTAGCTGCTTGGAGAATGACGAGAAACTCCCGACATGCTGCTGGGCTTGAGAGTGGTCCCGTCCCATCCGACGATCGAGTCGTTATCGACTGATTTTGAACGAGGTTTCAACTGCAAGAACTAGtgctgccaatggcagccatcGTACATACACAGAGTAGACGCAAAGAAACATACATGCAGTAGTGCCAACAGCATGTAGCAGCAGAGACTGGATTCTGTGCCGCCTGTGCTGTGCGGAACAGCTCCCCATTGGCGACCAACGGTGGTTTGAGCATCCCTGCTTCCCGCCGCCCTACGGAATTCGGCTAAAGACGAGAGCAGAACCAAAGCTCCGCTAGTGCCTCCGCCGTGCAGAGGGGTGCTTTGGCCTGTGAGAGGCTGATGCTTGCGTTGCCGGCCACTTCGTACAGAGTGgtgcatgtgcatgtatgtatatgtagGATGGCATACTCGTATATTAGCCAAGCTGCCAGCTCGGATAAGCTGCGATGCTAGACCCTAATCACTGGCAGCAAGAGGGTATCATCAGCACTCCCATTGGATGCTGGATAGAACGGACGCTGTTACTTAGATAAGAGGTTCCAAATGCCGCCTTGACGATGCGATTCTAGACTGCCGATGCCACTCCCGGGCTCACTTGTCGAGCCAGGACCAATTTACCCAAGAAAAGGATGAATTAATTCGGATaataagaagagaaaaaaaaaaagaaaagaaaagaaaagaaaaatcaatACTTCTACCGGCCTTGACATGTGCAatttcagcttcaagccaagAACCCACCCGCTGTATATCAATCCGACCCACAATCTGCAAGGTCCCCTGTTTCCCGTCTCAAGCTCTACTCAATCCGTTCACCGAGCCTGATTcagcccagcagcttcagttCGAAAACAgcttgttttcttgtttaaAGGCACAGAAATCTCTGTTGACCCCCTTTCTAATTTTTCCTCCCCTGTACTAGAACCGATCGGCCCGTATGGACGTGCCCTCCTTTGCCACTGGTGTCGCGTGAGTGCTTTCCCAAGTCGGTTTGCGCTGCTACTgtagaatttttttttccctttgttgGTGTGCGTAGATGAATGAGATGAAGTGTGGGTGAGTCTTTCGACACACACCCTGGTTGACTGGGCTATAGCTACTGTTTAGGATTCCGTCCGTTATCCTTGCATTCATTCCATTGGTTGGTTGATTGATTTTTCTTGCCGTTTGACATTTTGCAGCGCCGAGGGCGATCACGCTACATGTTGCCAAAAGCAGCGAGGAAGCTGCCAGATGACTGCATGTTCGACTGCATATGGACCAGACAGGCTATAAAAAGAGACGCACCCTGCAAGCACCCAAACCCTCCGATCACACACAACTTACGCCGTCCATATCAATTgctacatcttcatctcatgCAAAGACaataattttcttctttttatttctgtGCCCAGACAGCAACGTTTCGCTGGCGCAGCGGCCAAAGATGCGGGCCCTGCAAATCTAGATTTGCACTGGTGGATCGTCCCTCTGCCAGAGCTCCATTCCGAGCCGCTCAACCGCCACTGCGCGCGGGCCAAAAACATGTTGTTGAACTCCATTCTCAACTCCCATCTCGGCTCGGctcattttctctctgttcGTTTCATTAGACCGGAGCCCTGCCGCGTTTCTAATAGTGGTGTTAGTGGTACTAGATGTGGATTGATGTGTGAGCGCTTTTTTAGATGCTACCCTTTGCCGTCTACCGAGGGGACAAAGAGGAGATACGCTTGGCAGGGTCGTAGCTATTTTCTGCTCTGTCTTGGAGCTGCCGCTAGTCATTTACCCgtttcttccagctcttttgTCATGCTagtttttggtgtttttgcaGTACCGGCACTAATTCCTAGTAGATATAGCCTCTGATGGTTGCCTTCGGCAAATGCTTAGCATCACCATGGCTCATCCATTTATGGATTGTAGATCCCTTGGTCCTTGACCGTGGTATGCATGGAAGAGTAGCAATGCCGAGATTCCATGGACTTCTCGGTAATTCCACTCCTGTATAACATGGAGCGCGGCAAGGGGAGCCAACAAGAGCTCATTGATATGATTTGGACGTAGATACGCAGTACCCTGGCCGATGGAAATCACAGCCATTGCCATTCTCCTTCCGCATCCCAACAAACCTGCAGATGTACagacatacttgtacatgcttgACCCTACCATGTTATCGTTCTGCCTATTAACAcgcgcacacacacacaccttTTGTCTTCCGATAAGAACAACTCCCTTGCTTGCAAACCTCCGTGCATGTATTCTTATCTCTGGACACAACCAGTGTCTTGGAACACTCCGGCTTCATCGCCCAGCGGTGGgggacacacacacaccttTGCTCTGCAGCTCATGCACGGCGACACGGCTTGTAATCCAACAGGATTAAGTGAACACTACTAGGTAATATACACCAATGGATCacactacatgtacttactGCTGGAGCCATCACAAGCAGCTATAACACCATCTCTCGCGATCTAGCCTCTTCTTGACACCACTAACACATCTCGCTATTCCGAACGTACACGCACGTTTGTCTGTTTgcgcaatagcagcagcccTGAGCGTGTCTAAGCACGCCACAAGCCAGCCCCAATTCGAAATGTCATCCCCATAAAATCCAAGcatttcttcctcatccCGCGCTTTTCTCCGGACCCTGAACCAATCGCGGTTCCCCGGCGAAACATTAAAAACAACCTAACAAAAAATCTCCATTGTGGTTCCTTATCCGGTAACACAGCACGAGCCGATCAAAGTAGATGCCAAcgcacacacgcacacaccCAAACGGCACACTCGCGTTTTTCTCGGCGAGTCCCCAGAGCTTTTGCCATACATACCTCGTAGCCTGCCTACACATCTACCAATTCGTGGGAAACACGTGTATAAGCTGCTCGTTCCTATTGGATGCTGCTCTATGCAGGCATGTATGCACGGTGAACGATGGACAAGGCTGCTGTCACATATAACATCGGTAAGAAAAGCAGTCACGCGACACCTTTTTGCTAGGGACGCACACCTACCCAGCCTGGTAGATGTATGTAAGCCTGCAGGAACCTCGTCAGCTCCGGATTATACCATGGATATATATGACTTGACCCTGAGCAACACTGCTAGGCCGTTGATAAACCTGGCCTTCCTGGAGATACGCAATAGGTAAAAACAATTGACCATGGACACCCTCTCTCCTTCATTCAGCATGTCCGCTTATGCTGTCGTTGGAAGTGTCATCTTTATGATCCTCCGGCTAATATAAAACCTGGACCCTGCACGGAACTGCACCCATCCACCCACCCATCCAATCCACTGGGCAGTCCGGAGAATGTATTTTCGTGTCCTAGACTAGAGAGCTAAGGTTAATCTTTAGTGCCACGTGTGTAAGGCATGGCAACTACTCACATGTATGGACCACAGAGCACTGTCTTTGCTGTCTTATTTGCAATTGTAGCAATTCGTGCTGGTCGCTTAGTGCCCGTTTTTTAACTACAGATCATACATTCGCATTGTGTGACGGTATAACGACAACAAAATCACCCCAACGTAAGCCGGATAAGGGGATTGATTTGCGGAATAGTGACGTCTGTACTGGAATTTGGCGTtggggctgctgcggagCACATCTTCTTGCAGTAAAAGACTATAATTAAAAGACCCCATGGACCAGCGTCCGAGTATCGGATGGCTTGCCTCGTCTCTCATCAATATAACACGTATAGGTGTGTGAGTGTGAGCATGCGATTAAACGCATAAGATATGTGTAAGTGGGCGATCAGTGGGCAGCTTCATATGCATCGAGACCCATCCGAGTTTTTTTGTGCTTCTTCTATTATTCGGCTCTCTACCCGTCATGCCACAAGTCAAAGTCACACTGAACACAACTAGACACGCATCGTGTTGCCGGCCGAGGTCCGAGATGCATATGTGATATTGCCGCATGCCCATGTATTCACATGCATCTCGCTGCAGCGCAAGAAATGCACGTTATATGAATCAATCAATCTTGCAATGCTATATGGtactagatatatataaatagaaACTTGTATATGATGGAtcataaaaataaaagatgtACCAATGAATTCTTGCGTGGTATCGTTCAAATTGGACTTTCAAAAGTTCCTTTTGTTTAATAAGTCAATGCCCCGTCTCCTAAAACGAGAGTTTGGTCGCCACATCGTCGCACGAAAGTGGGCGTGGAGAGTCCCATGATTATTTTTGCCCATTCTCGTCATACATCATACATCCTGATACTCGAGGACTTGCTCAACTTCCAAAACGCCAAAAATGCTCCCGCTGTGTGTTATTGCAATGACTGATCCGGTTCCGCCAATTCCTTGTTCCTGTTCTTCGATTGGAGACGACTGCATGTCTTCCAAGATATCTCGCGCCTGGCGAACCGTAGTCTCCGACGACATGGCCAGCATTTGACGGCGGGACACTGTGATGCCTGGTACGTCCTTGATTGGTCTCATCATGTCTGCGTCGCCCAATGTTCGGATCATGCTTGGGACGGCAATCTCGTCGCCAATTCTCACCCACCCCGTCTTTGAGCTGTACGCTGCCCGGAGCAGGCTCAGCACAAGATCGTCGCCACTCAGCCCCTCGGTTACATCAACCTCGTCCCATGGGACGGAAATGTGACCCAAGGTCTGCGGCCCTCGAGCCACTGCGGCGACTGCAGCGCCAATAGCGCCGCCAGGGTGGTTTTTGGCAAACATTGTTGAGACATTCGAGTGAAGCTCGTGAGCAGCCGTGAGAGCCAACGCGTCGCCCAATGCCAGAGCCGCTGTtgttgaagacgatggcgccgggACTCCAAACGATACATTTTCAGCCTCGGGAATGGGTGCCGGTAATAGAATCGTCTTGGGCCGATGCTTGAAGAACTCGCAAGTCTCTCGTCTCATATGAGATGTCAGAAGAATTGTCGGAAGATTTTCATCCAGGTGAGGTAGCATCAGGAAAAGCTCCTGCGTCTTTCCGGAGTAAGTGATGAATAAAAGTGTGTCTTCGGGGCCCACAATGCCCAGATCCCCATGAAGAGCTTCAGTGGGATGGAGAAACACAGAACGGATTGCCAGGCTTTGGAACGTCGCAACTAATTTTTTTCCAATGTGGCCGGATTTGCCGACACCGATGATGACCAGCTTCCCTTTTGTCTTGGCCAGGCGAGTAATGGCTTTGATGGAGGCATTGAAGCCGTCCCGCGCGACCGCGTCAACCTCGTATAGCTTTGTGAGATTGGCCAATGCGGCAGCCTCGATATTTAAAACGTGGATGCCACTGTGAAGTCTCCTCTCCTGGATGGATTGCTCCCGTGACAGCTTCCCGTCTAAGCTGAAGCCATCAACCGGGTCGCCAATCTCTTTGGTCGATGGTGAAGCCGAAGGCGTTGGTGGAGACGGCGGTGGGAAAGACTGACATTTCGAAGCGCCCAGAACGATGACGGCACTCGTCTGGATGGGCCTGTGGTCGCCGTGCCGTGAATCAAGCATTTTTATATGTATTCAAGCGATCGAGCTGGACGTGATTGATAGGAATCAAAAACTAGAAAAAGTCGGTGGCAGCCGGTTTGATATCCAGACAGGCGTGCGACAAGATTCAATTGAAGAAGCGCCGAGAACTTAAAACCGCGCAGATCTGATCGCCCCGAGCTCAGGACCACCCCCGCGCTTCGCAACGCACTGCTAACCTTGATCTGATGTATCGCTGTGGCACTGCTGGAGTCGTGGGCCGTGGGAGCATGTCCGATCCAACCCTACACGTGCGACAAACGCCAAGTGTCAGTGTCAGTGTCGGTGTCGGTGCCACGCAGAAGACTGGAAACTCTGCACGCGGTCAGGGCTCAAGCCATGGTGAGTGAACGCCGTGGCAGAGGattgagctgagctgaaagTCTTGAGACAAAGAGCTGATTGCGCTGATAAGGACTGGATCCGATTCCATGTAGGCAAGGaggtatataaaaaagttgCAGGTCAGCGAAATGCGTGTGAGTGGACGCGGCGACGATTGGCGGACATGTCAAATTGTGTGCTCAGATCCTAGCGCTCAATTGGGTGAAGGCTCGGCCAACGGACGCATTTCCGCTCGGATAGCCTACGGAAGGCTATCTGGGCTTAGAAATCCACTATTCTAGGCCTAACAGTTGAGCCGATGCGTGGGCTTGGCTGGTGAACGGCGCatcgtcggcatcggcatACAGACTTCTGCTCGTCATAGAACGTCTTGTGGCGTTGCCTAttgaaaaaagcaaacaaaaaaaaacgtggTCTTCACGTTAAGAACACGAGAAATACGGACATAAATGGCCGTGTGTGGCAAGCCAGACGCGTGAACTTGGGATGCACAATTGCCCTGTCGCGATTTCACATGATCAAATCTCTCCCCACAGCCCTCCCTGAGCTCCGTAATGCAGCTGTGCTTTGCGTTCAGACAGCGCCGGCAGTTCCAGGAGATGTGAAAACGCTCGTTTTGGCCTTAAATTCCGCTGCTCGTGCAGCCCCCGCATCGTCACGTCATCAGCACTGCAAATGACTGTAGAAGAGATGGTTGACGCAGCCGCTTTCGGTAGGGGAGAATAAAAGTCCGACGACACCCGTAGATAAGATTCATGAGTGCTCGGGAACTGTCTCGTGGCCGCACAAGGGAGCCGAGGGGAGCACCGTGCTTCCGTAAGTACCTAACTTGACTGTTCGAAGTCGTTTGGAGCCGGTCGTTTGGAGTTGCAAGGCGAGAGAAAAGGGTGTTGAGCAGTCACGCGAAGAGCAGCAACTACAGCTCCTATATATGTAGTCTACCTACTAGCCAGGTAGTCCCCAGGCCGCTGTCTGCTTACTGGTACATTTCAATGCCAGCTGACTGCATCTGCTTGATCATGCCACCAAGCTTAGGCGGCTGACAGGCCTGGAGAACCCCCAAACCTTctgcctcgtcttctcccagAGGCCTAGCCAGGGTCTGGCAGCCGCTAATTGGCCCGCCCCTCACCCTATTTTCAGGCCTTGTGTCTCAGCGGCAGCTCTCAATGGCTGGTTTGGGCCTTTCATCTCCGGATCTGGCATCTCGGGCGACGACAGTCCATGTCCGCGTGGCCCGCAAGCAGATTGCGAGGGAGACACGAGGGTATATAAGAAAAGTGCAGGAAATAGTACAGCAGTCGTTGGCCTTAATACGCCACAGAATCTTCACAACTCCAAGAGGTTCCGGTTTAGTTTTACAAGTGAGCACAGCCGGGCAGAGTTGACATTGCTCTACGCCGTCCACCCCGGCCTCTGCGGGTTTAACTTTCTGCAATATAAGGAGAGCAGCAGGCTTATCACTATGACGAGGGCCCCGAGCAGAAACTCCAAGTCATCTCTGTTGCCCCGGCTTCCCGGACTATCCGCCAGCTGGCACACCTGAACCTCGCTTGTGAAGAGAGCAAACGGAAGTCAACAAGCAGAGAAGTGAGCTTTTGAGATTTGACGTCAATCCTCCTTACGTAAGGAAAGCTTCTGATAAATTTCCTTCCGCAAGCAGGCTTTGAACTCTTCTTGATTTAAATAGAATACTTATCTACTTCTTCAACCTCCGAGCAACTCATTGTCAAGGCACActctgtt encodes:
- a CDS encoding uncharacterized protein (EggNog:ENOG41~TransMembrane:3 (i366-390o402-423i435-457o)); translation: MKYGIQLERESVPEWSLHNLDYNSLKHEIKVHTTRDQATALAIPGHQDTALRRFEDALFTELCNQHDRLDLFVTSKADEVSRRLEHIAANIRRFAAKSHHLHADSPSVSLRYQRKFIKYERELLRCREDTQALSRFVNAQVVAFRKILKKYRKWTGSSSLSSRFNEEILSHPKSFTRRSFTDLQERHDEIEQQLRHATPAFSEPSSPSSVDTPVAPSNQPSSSHRVAFDPLPPSCFDDTQPKYWNEYDDGSDAGGADEEYAIYINPDQDSSFPGLSYAQAIVSFPFEKAKEWFGKPQAAERQPLFSSFSSGDSINQGYGSTTAVHTDSDEEEAYASSDGFPTRGYAAHYALPSVNNQQLRRYRERVLFWGTIGCFGATFIFLGIAGILISTGRHKLRVEVDAGATVGAVVSLFCACSGLGMTLYREDQLSLVYRLGVWAIFIASCLLNGMLLILILGNAP
- a CDS encoding uncharacterized protein (TransMembrane:1 (o77-95i)) is translated as MHMHHSVRSGRQRKHQPLTGQSTPLHGGGTSGALVLLSSLAEFRRAAGSRDAQTTVGRQWGAVPHSTGGTESSLCCYMLLALLHVCFFASTLCMYDGCHWQH
- a CDS encoding uncharacterized protein (EggNog:ENOG41); the encoded protein is MLDSRHGDHRPIQTSAVIVLGASKCQSFPPPSPPTPSASPSTKEIGDPVDGFSLDGKLSREQSIQERRLHSGIHVLNIEAAALANLTKLYEVDAVARDGFNASIKAITRLAKTKGKLVIIGVGKSGHIGKKLVATFQSLAIRSVFLHPTEALHGDLGIVGPEDTLLFITYSGKTQELFLMLPHLDENLPTILLTSHMRRETCEFFKHRPKTILLPAPIPEAENVSFGVPAPSSSTTAALALGDALALTAAHELHSNVSTMFAKNHPGGAIGAAVAAVARGPQTLGHISVPWDEVDVTEGLSGDDLVLSLLRAAYSSKTGWVRIGDEIAVPSMIRTLGDADMMRPIKDVPGITVSRRQMLAMSSETTVRQARDILEDMQSSPIEEQEQGIGGTGSVIAITHSGSIFGVLEVEQVLEYQDV